Proteins from a genomic interval of Medicago truncatula cultivar Jemalong A17 chromosome 3, MtrunA17r5.0-ANR, whole genome shotgun sequence:
- the LOC120579564 gene encoding uncharacterized protein, with the protein MAFTSIFHVKGFFVSDNGMKYVGGATHAMDGLDKDRWSFFEIQGTVKELDTTAGEFKMWWKPTTISLDSGLFKVGDDEDASKISKYATDHNAPVEIYVEYVNEANANASYPVCLDNDSVRKDKGKGVAIPTDESGSDDDYCESEHSDLDVSIEDSEEERDLGLDDGFEEELVEFAGEGTSQVRQPNDVDDSNAPHDGDGADELNEAEDDYVSEDLDSASDSGGDGCAELKPRYPKFRSEDLTKTFKFTVGMEFSSLKQFKDAILEHNVLNGKQVKFRKNDADRVRVVCKSFDTCGYTALVSRVVRSHTFRVKTLVPKHTCGRVFDNKNAKSEWVAKVIFDRMKCSKGMQINDVVTEVRTKYSTGITFSTAFKARQIARKLVDGDSVKQYALLWSYSEELKRACRGNNCHRWFRRLGGLEHRFCLRHLYANFKKKFGGGTLIRDLMMAAAKATYVEAWEEKMQQIKNISEPAYEWLMNIPKKGWCKHAFSYHTKCDVLINNLSESFNATILLQREKPIITMFEWIRTYLMGRFAKLKEKSEKYRGTIMPKPKKRLDWEIEKSGNWFATWVGGLKFEVTHSLFLDKFVVDLGKRSCSCNSWDLVGIPCRHAVAAINMKGDDPITYVNRCYTKVCYQDCYDQIISPINGQNKWPKTNYPEVLPPQFKRGPGRPKKLRRREPDEERMENGKWSRAHTTTRCKRCLKVGHNKRTCKAVLPTVDDAAVSIDEVQPLPTQPSQPTVAAPAQSSQPIVVASTQISQAPVAAPKKRGRPCKKVVDGQSSGVVKRKQQAATKKRKVVADNSAKSVGTNNVSGHNEAETIFQTLKALPPNVFEETMKQLVVGLAKWHNEVGEKTPKPEEDA; encoded by the exons ATGGCTTTTACAAGTATATTTCATGTTAAGGGTTTTTTTGTAAGTGACAATGGGATGAAGTATGTGGGTGGCGCTACTCATGCAATGGATGGTCTAGACAAAGATAGGTGGTCTTTTTTTGAGATTCAAGGAACTGTGAAAGAGTTGGACACAACTGCTGGAGAATTTAAAATGTGGTGGAAACCTACAACTATATCACTAGATTCTGGTTTGTTCAAGGTTGGTGATGATGAAGATGCTTCCAAAATATCAAAGTATGCTACTGATCACAATGCTCCAGTTGAAATATATGTGGAGTATGTAAATGAAGCTAATGCAAATGCAAGTTATCCTGTGTGTTTGGACAATGACAGTGTGAGAAAAGACAAAGGCAAGGGTGTGGCTATTCCTACTGATGAGTCTGGTTCTGATGATGATTATTGTGAAAGTGAGCATTCAGATTTGGATGTAAGCATTGAAGACAGTGAAGAAGAGAGGGACTTGGGGTTAGATGATGGATTTGAAGAAGAGCTGGTTGAGTTTGCTGGTGAAGGAACTTCTCAAGTTAGACAACCTAATGATGTTGATGATAGTAATGCTCCACATGATGGTGATGGTGCTGATGAACTTAATGAGGCTGAAGATGATTATGTGTCAGAAGATCTTGATAGTGCGAGTGATTCTGGTGGTGATGGATGTGCTGAACTTAAGCCAAGATATCCCAAGTTTAGAAGTGAAGATCTTACTAAAACATTTAAGTTCACTGTGGGCATGGAATTCTCTTCACTGAAACAGTTCAAAGATGCAATTCTtgaacacaatgtgttgaatgGAAAGCAGGTAAAGTTTAGGAAAAATGATGCAGATAGGGTTAGGGTGGTTTGTAAGTCTTTTGACACATGTGGTTACACTGCGTTGGTTAGTAGAGTTGTTAGGAGTCACACTTTTAGGGTTAAGACACTTGTACCAAAACACACATGTGGGAGAGTCTTTGATAACAAGAATGCTAAGTCTGAGTGGGTAGCTAAGGTTATCTTTGATAGGATGAAATGCTCTAAAGGGATGCagattaatgatgttgttactGAAGTTAGAACCAAGTATTCAACTGGCATAACATTTTCAACAGCTTTTAAAGCTAGACAAATAGCTAGAAAGCTTGTGGATGGTGATAGTGTCAAGCAGTATGCATTGTTGTGGTCCTATAGTGAGGAATTAAAAAGAGCATGTCGTGGAAATAATT GCCACAGATGGTTTCGAAGGCTTGGTGGTCTAGAACACAGATTCTGTCTTAGACATCTCTatgcaaattttaaaaagaagttTGGTGGTGGGACACTTATAAGAGACCTCATGATGGCTGCAGCTAAGGCTACATATGTGGAGGCATGGGAGGAGAAGATGCAACAGATCAAGAATATTAGTGAACCTGCTTATGAATGGCTGATGAATATCCCTAAGAAAGGTTGGTGCAAACATGCCTTTTCATATCATACAAAGTGTGATGTGCTGATAAATAACCTTAGTGAGAGTTTTAATGCAACAATTTTATTGCAAAGGGAAAAGCCAATTATAACTATGTTTGAGTGGATTAGGACATACTTAATGGGTAGATTTGCAAAGCTTAAGGAGAAATCTGAAAAATATAGAGGGACTATAATGCCTAAACCTAAGAAGAGACTTGACTGGGAGATTGAAAAAAGTGGAAACTGGTTTGCTACTTGGGTAGGGGGGTTGAAATTTGAAGTTACACATTCACTTTTTCTTGATAAGTTTGTGGTAGACTTAGGAAAAAGAAGCTGTTCATGTAACTCTTGGGACTTGGTGGGAATCCCCTGCAGGCATGCAGTTGCAGCCATTAATATGAAGGGTGATGATCCTATTACATATGTGAATAGGTGTTACACCAAGGTTTGTTACCAAGACTGCTATGATCAAATTATTTCACCAATTAATGGTCAGAATAAGTGGCCTAAGACAAACTACCCAGAAGTTTTACCCCCTCAATTCAAACGTGGCCCTGGGAGACCCAAGAAGTTAAGGAGAAGAGAACCTGATGAAGAAAGGATGGAAAATGGTAAGTGGTCAAGAGCACATACCACAACTAGGTGTAAGAGATGCTTGAAAGTTGGACATAACAAGAGAACCTGTAAGGCAGTTCTTCCTACTGTTGATGATGCTGCAGTAAGCATTGATGAGGTTCAACCTCTGCCTACCCAGCCAAGCCAGCCAACTGTTGCAGCACCTGCTCAGTCAAGCCAGCCAATTGTTGTTGCATCTACACAGATAAGCCAGGCCCCTGTTGCTGCACCTAAGAAAAGA GGGAGACCTTGTAAGAAAGTAGTTGATGGTCAGTCTAGTGGTGTTGTGAAAAGGAAACAACAAGCTGCTaccaagaaaagaaaagttgTTGCTGATAACTCTGCTAAATCTGTGGGGACTAATAATGTG TCTGGTCATAATGAAGCTGAAACCATATTCCAAACATTGAAAGCCTTACCACCAAATGTGTTTGAAGAGACAATGAAGCAATTGGTAGTCGGGCTCGCGAAATGGCATAATGAAGTGGGAGAGAAAACACCAAAGCCAGAAGAAGATGCATGA
- the LOC11424621 gene encoding probable pre-mRNA-splicing factor ATP-dependent RNA helicase DEAH2 yields the protein MGIARKRKVSLFDVVDDSTAKTVKTNGGLIGNNRWNGKPYSPSYFEILEKRKTLPVWHQKDDFLQFFKDNQILILVGETGSGKTTQIPQFVLEAVDLETPDKHKKMMIACTQPRRVAAMSVSRRVAEEMDVSIGEEVGYSIRFEDCSSAKTVLKFLTDGMLLREAMTDPLLERYKVIILDEAHERTLATDVLFGLLKEVLKNRPDLKLVVMSATLEAEKFKSYFLGAPLMKVRGRLHPVKIFYTKEPETDYLEAAIWTAVQIHTLEPAGDVLVFLTGEEEIEDACRKISNEVAIRGDTVGPVKVVPLYSTLPPAMQHRIFEPAPPPVREGGLPGRKILVSTNIAETSLTINGIVYVVDPGLAKQKVYNPRARVESLLVSPISKASAVQRSGRAGRTQPGKCFRLYTERSFNNDLQPQTYPEILRSNLANTVLTLKKLGIDDLVHFDFMDPPAPETLMRALEVLNYLGAMDDEGNLTKLGKIMSEFPLDPQMSKMLVVSPEFNCSNEILSISAMLSVPNCFIRPKEAQIAADEAKARFIHVDGDHLTLLNVYHAYKQNNEDASWCYDNFINYRVLKSADNVRQQLVRIMARFNLKLCSTDFNSRHYYVNIRKTMLAGYFMQVAHFDQQRGRYLTVKDKQEVYLHPSNCLDHKPEWVIYNEYVLTSRHFIRTVMDIRGEWLVDIAPHYHDL from the exons ATGGGTATCGCGAGGAAGAGAAAGGTGAGTTTATTCGATGTCGTCGACGACTCTACTGCTAAGACGGTGAAAACCAACGGCGGTTTAATCGGCAACAACCGCTGGAACGGAAAACCTTACTCTCCAAGTTACTTCGAGATTTTGGAGAAGAGGAAAACCCTTCCGGTTTGGCACCAGAAAGATGATTTTTTGCAGTTTTTTAAGGATAATCAGATTTTAATCCTCGTTGGTGAAACCGGTAGTGGCAAAACAAC ACAGATCCCTCAGTTTGTTCTAGAAGCTGTTGATTTAGAGACTCCAGATAAACACAAGAAGATGATGATTGCATGCACTCAGCCACGTAGAGTGGCTGCAATGTCTGTTTCCCGCCGCGTGGCTGAAGAGATGGATGTGAGTATTGGGGAAGAGGTTGGTTATAGCATCAGATTTGAAGATTGTAGCAGTGCAAAGACAGTTTTGAa ATTTCTAACAGATGGTATGCTTTTGAGAGAAGCAATGACGGATCCACTTTTGGAACGATACAAAGTGATTATTCTTGATGAGGCACATGAAAGGACTTTGGCTACAGATGTGCTATTTGGCCTTCTTAAGGAAGTTCTTAAAAACAGACCCGACTTGAAGTTGGTTGTTATGAGTGCAACACTTGAAGCTGAAAAGTTTAAGAGCTATTTTTTGGGAGCCCCTCTTATGAAAGTTCGAGGAAGGCTACATCCAGTGAAAATTTTTTATACTAAAGAACCAGAAACAGATTACTTGGAGGCTGCTATCTGGACAGCGGTGCAGATTCACACGCTTGAACCTGCTGGAGACGTACTTGTTTTTCTTACTGGAGAGGAAGAGATAGAAGATGCATGTCGCAAAATATCCAATGAAGTTGCAATTCGGGGGGACACGGTGGGCCCTGTGAAAGTTGTACCGTTGTATTCTACTCTTCCCCCGGCTATGCAACACAGGATTTTTGAGCCAGCTCCACCTCCAGTTAGAGAGGGAGGCCTTCCTGGAAGGAAGATTTTGGTATCAACAAACATAGCAGAAACTTCATTGACCATCAATGGTATAGTCTATGTTGTTGACCCTGGATTGGCTAAGCAGAAGGTTTATAACCCTCGAGCTCGTGTTGAGTCTTTATTGGTGTCTCCAATATCAAAGGCTAGTGCGGTTCAGAGATCTGGGCGTGCTGGAAGAACACAACCAGGGAAATGCTTTAGACTTTATACGGAAAGAAGTTTCAATAATGATCTTCAGCCGCAGACCTATCCTGAAATTTTGAGATCTAATCTCGCCAACACAGTTCTTACTTTGAAGAAATTGGGTATAGACGATTTAGTACATTTTGACTTTATGGACCCTCCTGCACCAGAAACCTTAATGCGCGCTTTGGAAGTGTTGAATTACTTGGGTGCAATGGATGATGAAGGTAACTTAACAAAGTTGGGTAAGATTATGAGTGAGTTTCCGTTGGACCCTCAGATGTCAAAGATGCTTGTTGTTAGCCCTGAGTTCAACTGTTCAAATGAGATTCTGTCAATTTCTGCGATGCTGTCAGTACCCAATTGCTTTATCCGGCCTAAGGAGGCACAAATAGCTGCGGATGAAGCGAAAGCTAGGTTTATACACGTTGATGGAGATCATCTCACACTCTTGAATGTATATCATGCCTACAAGCAAAACAACGAGGATGCTTCTTGGTGCTACGACAACTTTATTAATTATAGGGTGTTGAAATCAGCTGATAATGTTCGACAACAGCTAGTGCGTATCATGGCTCGGTTTAATCTGAAGTTATGCAGCACTGACTTCAATAGTCGCCACTACTACGTCAACATAAGAAAGACAATGCTAGCAGGATATTTCATGCAGGTGGCTCATTTTGATCAGCAGAGAGGACGCTACTTGACAGTTAAAGACAAGCAGGAAGTATACTTGCATCCATCAAATTGCCTGGACCACAAGCCTGAATGGGTTATCTATAATGAATATGTTCTTACGAGTCGTCATTTCATACGTACTGTGATGGATATACGTGGTGAATGGTTAGTTGATATAGCACCACATTACCATGATCTATAG
- the LOC11421727 gene encoding GDSL esterase/lipase At5g55050, which yields MMRLRTSFLFISFFILSLGFLEAQKVPAVYVFGDSLVDVGNNNYLNDTFAKAIFPYYGIDFPTKKPAGRFCNGKNAADLIAEKVGLATSPPYLSLASSKVKNKNVSFLSGVNFASGGAGIFKGIDPNYMRSIHLTEQVDYYSQMYEESTKQIEVSTLQKHLSESIFFVVIGNNDIFDYFNSKDLQKKNTPQQFVKSMASSLKVQLQRLYKKGARRFEIAGVAAIGCCPTLRLKNKTECFSEANLLSVNYNENLHSMLKKWQLESKNLSYSYFDTYAAIQDLIQNPTSHGFVDVKAACCGIGELNAEVPCLPSANICTNRQDHIFWDSVHPTEAVTRIIVDRLYNGPSQYTSPVNMKELLHVSIAKSLSPFTFFILLSLLVTCYQTKTN from the exons ATGATGAGATTGAGAACTTCATTTCTCTTTATCTCTTTCTTCATCTTAAGTTTAGGATTCTTAGAAGCTCAAAAGGTTCCTGCTGTTTATGTGTTTGGTGACTCACTTGTTGATGTTGGAAACAATAATTACTTGAATGATACCTTTGCAAAAGCTATTTTTCCTTACTATGGTATTGATTTTCCAACTAAGAAACCTGCTGGGAGATTTTGCAATGGCAAGAATGCTGCTGATTTGATTG CTGAAAAAGTAGGCCTTGCAACTTCACCACCATACCTCTCTCTAGCATCTTCTAAGGTAAAAAACAAGAATGTATCCTTCTTGAGTGGTGTTAACTTTGCCTCTGGTGGTGCTGGAATATTTAAAGGCATAGATCCAAATTAT ATGCGATCAATACATTTAACAGAGCAAGTGGACTACTATTCACAAATGTATGAAGAATCGACAAAACAAATAGAAGTATCAACACTTCAGAAACACCTCTCAGAATCCATCTTCTTTGTTGTGATTGGCAACAATGATATCTTTGATTACTTCAATTCAAAGgatcttcaaaagaaaaacaccCCACAACAGTTTGTCAAATCCATGGCTTCTTCACTAAAAGTGCAACTACAG AGATTATACAAAAAAGGTGCAAGGAGATTCGAGATTGCTGGCGTGGCTGCAATCGGATGTTGTCCTACATTGAGGCTTAAGAACAAAACAGAATGCTTTTCAGAAGCCAACTTATTGTCTGTTAATTATAATGAAAACCTTCACTCCATGTTAAAGAAATGGCAATTAGAGAGCAAGAACTTAAGTTACTCATACTTCGACACTTATGCTGCCATCCAAGACCTCATTCAGAATCCAACTTCTCATG GATTTGTAGATGTGAAAGCTGCATGTTGTGGAATTGGTGAACTGAATGCTGAAGTTCCATGTCTACCAAGTGCAAACATTTGTACCAATAGACAAGACCATATCTTTTGGGATTCAGTCCATCCTACTGAGGCAGTAACTCGCATAATTGTCGATAGACTTTATAATGGACCGTCACAATACACATCTCCTGTTAATATGAAAGAGCTACTTCATGTATCAATTGCCAAATCACTTAGTCCCtttacatttttcattttattgagTTTGTTGGTTACTTGttatcaaacaaaaacaaattag
- the LOC112420160 gene encoding uncharacterized protein, with translation MWFTLSRSVDIGEAPDFWEWLPDTAEGYSVRGAYDLDLLTTGDDPLMGLPFDLVWHPQVPFKVSVFAWQLIRDRLPTKANLATRGVVPTDDIFCVFGCVHVETADHLFLSCTTFASLWQQVRDWIGVLGVDHNIITDHLVQFTHLAGVGKAKRSFLQLIWLLSAWVLWSERNTRIFNNFINLVPQLLDKVKLLSLGWLKANKVVFVYDTQRWWVDPLACLGLAT, from the exons ATGTGGTTCACTTTATCACGTTCTGTTGACATTGGGGAGGCCCCGG ATTTTTGGGAGTGGCTTCCGGATACTGCAGAGGGGTACTCTGTGAGAGGTGCCTATGATTTGGATTTGTTGACTACTGGGGATGATCCTCTAATGGGTTTACCTTTTGATTTGGTGTGGCATCCTCAGGTTCCTTTTAAGGTTTCAGTTTTTGCGTGGCAGCTTATTCGCGATCGATTGCCAACGAAAGCTAATCTGGCGACTCGTGGTGTTGTTCCCACGGATgatatattttgtgtttttggttGCGTTCACGTGGAGACAGCTGatcatttatttctttcttgTACTACTTTTGCATCTTTGTGGCAGCAGGTGCGAGATTGGATTGGTGTTTTAGGAGTGGACCATAACATCATTACAGATCATCTGGTGCAGTTTACTCATTTGGCAGGTGTTGGTAAAGCAAAAAGATCGTTCTTGCAGCTTATCTGGCTTTTGAGTGCTTGGGTTTTGTGGAGTGAACGTAACACCCGtatattcaataattttattaatctaGTACCTCAATTGTTAGATAAggttaaattgttatctttGGGGTGGCTGAAAGCTAATAAGGTTGTGTTTGTGTATGATACGCAGAGATGGTGGGTAGACCCTTTGGCTTGTTTGGGCTTGGCTACCTAG
- the LOC11424620 gene encoding probable tetraacyldisaccharide 4'-kinase, mitochondrial: MERLRKLVNEIAYTNNPTKLSPLHISLLPFLSISSSFYKLALSLRYYLYKHNIFFHFQIHRLPVPVISVGNLTWGGNGKTPMVEFIARYFSCSGISPLLLSRGYGGGDEVNMLQRHLLGTPTKFGVGANRAAVASSLIQKYGYIDIRNSSLYEKQNHDQKAQNYLDSEKIGVVVLDDAMQHWSLWRDLDIVMVNGLTLWGNGKLLPLGPLREPLTALRRADVVVIHHADLVSDHVVEDIESMVQKIKKSVPIFFTKMDPTYLFELGNINSKIPLTALHEAAILCVSAIGSADPFVKRIQEMGVLYVDRIDFSDHHIFHSKDISMIRAKLKELERKFGSKPSVVITEKDYDRDPEILKQLYPFKTFVLCSTLKVLPYKGNNEDSFKKFLKDQLKLKFSAAD; encoded by the exons ATGGAGAGATTAAGAAAACTAGTAAACGAAATAGCATACACCAACAATCCCACTAAACTCTCACCACTTCAcatctctcttctcccttttctttcaatttcttcatctttctACAAACTTGCTCTCTCACTTCGTTACTATCTTTACAAACACAACatcttcttccattttcaaatCCACCGTTTACCAGTTCCTGTTATCAGTGTTGGAAATTTGACATGGGGTGGTAATGGTAAAACACCCATGGTTGAGTTCATCGCTCGATACTTTTCTTGTTCCGGAATTTCACCTCTTCTTCTTTCTAGG GGttatggtggtggtgatgaagtTAACATGCTTCAGAGGCATTTACTTGGAACACCAACTAAGTTTGGTGTTGGCGCAAATCGAGCTGCTGTTGCAAGTAGTTTGATCCAAAAATATGGCTACATTGATATTCGCAACAGTTCATTGTATGAGAAGCAAAACCATGATCAGAAGGCCCAGAATTATCTTGACTCAGAAAAAATTGGGGTTGTAGTTCTTGATGATGCAATGCAG CATTGGAGTTTATGGCGAGATTTGGATATTGTGATGGTCAACGGATTAACTCTTTGGGGTAACGGTAAACTACTGCCACTTGGACCTTTAAGAGAGCCTTTGACTGCACTCAGACGAGCAGATGTAGTTGTAATCCATCATGCCGACTTG GTTTCTGATCATGTTGTCGAGGATATTGAGTCAATGGTCCAGAAAATTAAAAAGTCTGTTCctattttcttcacaaaaatGGATCCAACTTACTTATTTGAGTTGGGAAACATCAATTCTAAAATACCATTGACGGCTCTTCACGAAGCTGCTATTTTATGTGTTTCTGCTATTGGTTCTGCAGATCCTTTTGTGAAGCGGATTCAAGAG ATGGGAGTGCTTTATGTTGATCGAATAGATTTCAGTGATCATCACATATTCCATTCCAAG GACATTAGTATGATCAGAGCCAAACTTAAAGAACTTGAGAGAAAGTTTGGTTCCAAACCATCTGTTGTAATAACTGAAAAG GATTATGATAGGGACCCTGAGATTCTTAAGCAACTTTATCCATTTAAAACCTTTGTTCTGTGTTCCACATTGAAGGTTTTGCCATATAAAGGAAACAATGAAGATAGCTTTAAGAAATTTCTAAAGGAccaattgaaattaaaattttctgCAGCAGATTAA